The Balearica regulorum gibbericeps isolate bBalReg1 chromosome 22, bBalReg1.pri, whole genome shotgun sequence genome includes a region encoding these proteins:
- the PEF1 gene encoding peflin, whose protein sequence is MTHRPSGAEPLLRHAPQPMGGRAARDASGSGAMAAYPGQGFPGAGQAPGAPPAGPYPGAPYGQPPPGGPYGGGAAPGGPYGQPGPYGGPQPGPYGGAAPGGNAPPGVDPEAFSWFQAVDADHSGYISVKELKQALVNSNWSTFNDETCLLMINMFDKTRSGRIDVYGFAALLRFIQQWKNLFQQYDRDQSGSISFNELQQAFSQMGYNLSPQFSQLLLARYAQRSSNPSIQLDRFIQICMQLQSTTDAFREKDTGLVGNVRLSYEDFLTMVVTRMM, encoded by the exons ATGACGCACCGCCCCTCGGGGGCGGAGCCTTTACTCCGTCACGCGCCGCAGCCAATGGGCGGGCGTGCCGCTCGTGACGCTAGCGGTAGCGGTGCCATGGCGGCGTACCCGGGGCAG ggtTTCCCCGGCGCAGGACAGGCCCCCGGCGCGCCCCCGGCCGGCCCCTACCCCGGGGCTCCCTACGGACAGCCCCCGCCCGGGGGTCCCTACGGAGGCGGCGCCGCTCCCGGAGGGCCCTACGGACAGCCTGGCCCCTACGGCGGCCCCCAGCCCGGGCCCTACGGCGGGGCGGCTCCCGGAG GTAATGCCCCTCCAGGCGTGGACCCGGAGGCCTTCTCCTGGTTCCAGGCGGTTGATGCCGATCACAGCGGGTACATCTCCGTGAAGGAGCTGAAGCAGGCGCTGGTCAACTCCAACTGGTCGACGTTCAACGACGAGACCTGCCTGCTGATGATAA ACATGTTTGATAAGACCAGGTCAGGACGCATAGATGTGTACGGCTTCGCAGCCTTGCTGCGCTTCATCCAGCAGTGGAAGAACCTCTTCCAACAGTATGACAGGGATCAGTCAGGCTCCATCAGCTTCAACGAGCTCCAGCAAG CTTTCTCCCAGATGGGCTATAACCTGAGCCCCCAGTTTAGCCAGCTCCTGCTGGCTCGCTACGCCCAGCGATCCTCCAACCCCAGCATCCAGCTCGACCGCTTCATTCAGATCTGCATGCAGCTCCAGAGCACGACCGATGCCTTCCGCGAGAAGGACACGGGGCTGGTGGGCAACGTGCGGCTGAGCTACGAGGACTTCCTCACGATGGTCGTGACTCGCATGATGTGA